Below is a window of Nerophis lumbriciformis linkage group LG20, RoL_Nlum_v2.1, whole genome shotgun sequence DNA.
aacaacaaaaaaaaaagttgatcagtttgaacatcaaatatgttgtctttgtagcatattcaactgaatatggcttgaaaaggatttgcaaatcattgtattccgtttatatttacatcaaacacaatctcccaactcatatggaaacagggtttgtatatgataCTGTTTAAGAACCCACGAGACAGATTGCAGATTAACGTGCTGGCTCAGCAAATGTTCCCCAGTTTTTTCTTGGAAAGTTTCGCGGATGCTACTTTGGACGCTCACGGGTATTTATTGGTCGACCTGACGCCTTTCTGTCCAGAACAATGCAGACTGAGGTCGGGTGTGCTTGCCAAAAAcataatttgaaaaatgtcaaagcGTGTAAAAAGGAACGGTCCTACGTTAAAGGCTCTGTACAATGCCACGTCTCAAAAACGTCGAGACATTCTGAGTTACGGCTCCCCAGACTTTATCCAGACGCTGTGTGAAatcgctttaaaggggaacattatcaccagacctatgtaagcgtcaatatataccttgatgttgcagaaaaaagaccatatatttttttaaccgatttccgaactctaaatgggtgaattttggcgaattaaacgtctttctattatttgctctcgggaagcaatccgccattttctcactttcgtcggtgtgttgtcggagggtgtaacaacacgaacagggacggattcaagttgcaccagtggcccaaagatgcgaaagtggcaagaaattggacgaaatttgttcaaaatacgagggtgtggggaaagccgacaaaatggtcagtcgtttgttccgcacactttacagacgaaagctatgctacgacagagatggcaagaatgtgtggatatcctgcgacactcaaagcagatgcatttccaaccacaaagtcaaagaaatctgccgccagacccccattgaatctgccggagtgtgtgagcaattcagggacaaaggacctcggtagcacggcaagcaatggcggcagtttgttctcgcagacgagcgagctaaaccccctggatgtcttggctcacaccgtcccttatgccaccgaagatgatcaagagaagaatatcgaccctagcttccctggcctgctgacatcaactccaaaactggacagatcagctttcaggaaaagagagcagatgagggtatgtctacagagtatattaaatgatgaaaactttattcattacttgcggttttacgtaaattattatacataaactgtgtttaccaataatttagcttaaaaacatttatttttttcaatcattcgagtacattcgggtagtcttgtgtaatgcagtattttgtgtctatttaggtatggttaacctgagtgctgaaatcgtggaaaaatatatgttcttagcgcctgaaatgggctgtctgcactctcaaagtgcatgttgttgccaaatgtatttcatatgctgtaaacctagttcatagttgttagtttcctttaatgccaaacaaacacataccaatcgttggttagaaggcgatcgccgaattcgtcctcgctttctcccgtgtcgctggctgtcgtgtcgttttcgcttgcatacggttcaaaccgatatggctcaatagcttcagtttcttcttcaatttcgttttcgctacctgcctccacactacaaccatccgtttcaatacatgcgtaatctgttgaatcgcttaagccgctgaaatccgagtctgaatccgagctaatgtcgctatagcttgctgttctttccgccatgtttgtttgtgttggcttcactatgtgacgtgacaggaaaatggacgggtgtatataacgatggttaaaatcaggcactttgaagctttttttagggatattgcgtgatgggtaaaattttgaaaaaaacttcgaaaaataaaataagccactgggaagtgatttttaatggttttaaccattctgaaattgtgataatgttcccctttaaacattctGAAGGGTAATGTGCCCTTATCTCAGTCTCAATTTGCTaaacttaaaaaacaaaagaaaatcatCAGACTGTTGGCGGATAAAAGGATGGGACTGAAACGCAAACGCCAGACTCTGATGAAACAGTCGGgcggttttcttttacccttgctCTCTACAATCGTACCGTTTCTAGGGAATCTTATCGGAGGATTGACCGGAAAAGATTGAAgatgaaaaatgtgcaaaaaatgttTCTCCTATCCCCCCAAAAAGTCAATCGTCTGACTCGACCGGAGCAGACCATCAGACACTCGGCGGAGGACGATCTGGACGCTAAAATGAGAGTTGTCTTAAACGAACCTCATGAAAGAATAAAAAGATACGATACCCCGCTGCAGAGATATCTTAGCCTGGGGAAGCAGGGGCAACGGGAGGAGAAAAGGATGACTGTGACTTTACACAAGGATTCGAGGGGTGACCCGTGGAACGACACTGAGGATAAACCGGGGAACACTGACGGGGAGTCGGATGATATCACGATGATCGAAGTTATGAAAAACCTCCCCTAGCGCGATCGTAACAACGCCGAGTACGTTATGAAAAAACTATCCGAGAATGATAAGGGGTGGACCGCGAAAGGAGAAGTTGTGGTACAATATCCGGTCAGAACGATTTTCCAAAAAGCGCAAGATGCTTTGAGGGTAGTAATCAAAATAAtcgtctcatgctgcttccttaattccctcacatattaattgtccccccaacaacgTGACCAAATTATATTCCCCACTCAATTGACATgggtttgtaacaaaaataaagttaacataaacttgcatgaattaaccCAAGGAAATACCTTTTAATCACATTATGTGTACAATATGAACTTATCTTTATgcattgtatgtatttattctcACCATCTATGacattatatatcaaatatacatgttgcttctgtcagcagctacactgacattgatgtgtctctgacaactgaacacatttttataacttgtaacaaaatgtgtttatacagtaacctgctcacatgagtcagatcacagcaggggtgtcaaactcattttagctcaggggccgcatggaggaaaatctatttccacgtgggcgggacgggtaaaatcatggcatgataacttaaaaatacaacatgACAAAGTCAAAGAGTAAAAGTTGGCAGTTTGTTATgcaaacagttacccagcatcacttatgcgtcgacgtcagttttgatacatgtcaactttgcagtgaaaaagggtgtagtgcaggtttttgagcgtgcacaaacttgacacatgaggccccaggtccctggactgaagaaggagtaaccaagcacttgaagcatcatctatcttactgttcaggaaggtttcagatacagagaagacatggggtcatgagtgGATAAGATTATGCTTTAACTAATCCAAGTTTGTAcgaatacctcagatatttgtgaaagaagcagtgaggaggtcctgggtagggtggatgtcaccacatatgagcaacataccacaaactaaacagctaattggttattttcccttgtgAGTTCTTATGTTTTACTGTGTCTGCATTATGTAggaaccttttacagcacactgaacaactaaatggtttttcacctgtgtgtgttctcatgtgttgagtcaaacggTTCTTAATAGAAAAGTTTTCACCACATATTGAACAGTTGCATGTTATttgacctgtgtgtgttctcatgtgttgagtctaATTGCAATTATGAGAAAATAttctaccacaaactgaacaagctgttgccacaaactgaacatttaaatgtttttctcctgtgtgtgttctcatctgTCGACTCAAATAGCTATTTTGAGataagcttttaccacaaactgaacaattaaatgtttttttaactgtgtgttctcatgtgttcagttaaATTGCAATTTCGAGAAAtgtttttaccacaaactgaacaagtaaatgttttttcacctgtgtgatCTCATGTGTCGACTCAAATGGACATTTTgacaaaagcttttgccacaaactgaacaattaaatggtttttcacctgtgtgtgttctcatgtgttgagtcaaactgcaattttgagaaaagcttttgctacaaactgaacaattaaatggtttttcacctgtgtgtgttctcatgtgttgagtcaaactgaaatgttgagaaaagcttttgctacaaactgaacaattaaaaggtttttcacctgtgtgtgttctcatgtgttgagtcaacttGCGATTTTgaaaaaagcttttgccacaaactgaacacttaaatggtttttcacctgtgtgtgttctcatgtgttcagtcaaattgcacttaacagaaaagcttttgccacaaactgaacaataaaATGGTTTttaacctgtgtgtgttctcatgtgtcgagtcaaaaggctctttttagtaaaactttcagcacaaactgagcagctcaaacatgttttacctctcttctttgtagagcattcagagtgtttgttgtcagtgtgagtcctcatatcaccttcacagtctttatcgctgctcaaagttacttcaacctcctcttcagcctcactatctgatagtggagctaagaggttgtctacttgtggtttctcttcatcatcttcagtcttcacagagagaatactcagtggaaacttggtgtaatcagcttcctctcgtcctagaagacactctccctcctgagtgatgcagagttcctcctcttcctttttaatgcagggtggttgtggagtctcctgcttcaaagtggagctcccccctaactgaggagaaacttcttctggattaccgatcagctgctggacgtctgcaagacacaaacaacaaaaacacactttcttctatgtactgtatgtgtgtgtagtagggttgtacagtatactgctactaataaagtatcgtggtactaataaATTGAAATCAGAACTATagcacctttgaaaagtaccggtaccgttctttcatctgaatgaaatgatggtgactacagagccgaggcgcatgatgttgagtgtgtcaaaacgcacacacatatatatatatatatatatatatatatatatatatatatatatatatatatatatatatatatatatttcatgtatatatacacatatattg
It encodes the following:
- the LOC133619229 gene encoding uncharacterized protein isoform X7; protein product: MDDYCYAKMATSAKREDERESAPPTENNLKSEDEDVQQLIGNPEEVSPQLGGSSTLKQETPQPPCIKKEEEELCITQEGECLLGREEADYTKFPLSILSVKTEDDEEKPQDEDQVEEPLSGDKDCEDVQQLIGNPEEVSPQLGGSSTLKQETPQPPCIKKEEEELCITQEGECLLGREEADYTKFPLSILSVKTEDDEEKPQVDNLLAPLSDSEAEEEVEVTLSSDKDCEGDMRTHTDNKHSECSTKKRGKTCLSCSVCAESFTKKSLLTRHMRTHTG